One part of the Ochrobactrum quorumnocens genome encodes these proteins:
- a CDS encoding DUF2000 domain-containing protein: MQEDLRLAIIVNPELSLGLLANTVGAISIGLGAKLPFIAARQLTDKSGTAIDISSDRPVPVLQADAETIRAIVLKAASFEERQAVVAFPAFARALHVYAEYEKTFPDRELSSETIDGVGIAGPAKWVRSLTGSLKLLR, encoded by the coding sequence ATGCAAGAAGATTTACGCCTCGCTATCATCGTTAATCCAGAGCTGTCCTTGGGATTGCTTGCCAATACGGTTGGGGCCATTTCCATCGGTCTGGGTGCAAAGCTGCCATTCATCGCAGCACGACAACTGACCGATAAATCAGGCACTGCGATCGATATCAGTTCTGATCGTCCGGTGCCGGTTCTGCAGGCAGATGCGGAGACTATTCGGGCCATTGTTTTGAAGGCAGCAAGCTTTGAAGAACGACAGGCTGTGGTGGCATTCCCGGCCTTTGCCCGCGCACTGCATGTCTATGCAGAGTATGAAAAGACATTTCCCGATAGGGAGCTTTCGTCGGAAACAATCGATGGGGTAGGCATTGCTGGCCCGGCAAAGTGGGTACGCTCACTGACTGGGAGCCTAAAGCTTTTGCGATAA
- a CDS encoding Lrp/AsnC family transcriptional regulator → MNSLEPSDIKILDALQEDGRLTNQALAEKVNMSTSPSWRKMRKLEEDGVIQGYRATLDRKAIGLGVMAFVRIKIDSHSEAEAEQFAAELMGLDEVITCYSIAGDADFLLQVVSHDLDTYADFAMSTLRRLPRIKEMQTTFVLKETKGFKGFPLHYAQSVKTDA, encoded by the coding sequence ATGAACTCGCTCGAACCATCCGACATCAAGATTCTTGACGCTTTACAGGAAGACGGACGCCTGACCAATCAGGCGCTCGCTGAAAAGGTCAACATGTCCACATCACCAAGCTGGCGTAAAATGCGCAAGCTGGAAGAAGATGGCGTCATACAAGGTTATCGCGCCACACTGGACCGGAAAGCCATCGGCCTCGGCGTCATGGCTTTTGTGCGGATCAAGATCGACAGCCACAGTGAAGCCGAAGCTGAGCAATTTGCTGCCGAACTGATGGGCCTTGATGAAGTCATCACCTGTTACAGCATTGCGGGCGACGCAGATTTTCTGCTGCAAGTCGTATCGCATGACCTCGATACCTATGCGGATTTCGCCATGTCGACCTTACGTCGCCTTCCCCGCATCAAAGAGATGCAAACCACCTTCGTTCTGAAAGAAACGAAAGGGTTCAAAGGTTTCCCTTTGCATTACGCCCAGTCAGTAAAGACTGACGCTTGA
- the glcF gene encoding glycolate oxidase subunit GlcF, with translation MQTQFSPEQLLDPGVNEAEKILRKCVHCGFCTATCPTYVSLGNELDSPRGRIYLIKDMLENNRPADEEVVRHVDRCLSCLSCMTTCPSGVNYMHLIDHARSHIEKTYKRPFMNRFLRDILAQVLPYPGRFRLALQLAKLGRPFASLFRKSDTLRPVAAMLDLAPQHLPAHQPVDTISPAKGQKRGRVAILNGCAQPVLNPGINAATLRLLNRVGIEVITPKGEGCCGSLVHHMGREEQALEQARHNVDVWTREIDAGGLDAIIVTTSGCGTTIKDYGYMLRLDPAYKDKAAKVSALAKDVTEYLTSIELPEPPHPSRLTVAYHSACSMQHGQKVVRQPKDLLAKAGFAVREPLEGHLCCGSAGTYNIMQPEIATTLRDRKVKNIEATGADLIATGNIGCMTQIATGSQLPIVHTIELLDWAYGGPKPAVLSSVSLY, from the coding sequence ATGCAGACCCAATTCAGTCCTGAACAACTGCTTGATCCCGGCGTCAATGAGGCCGAAAAAATCCTCCGCAAATGTGTGCATTGCGGCTTCTGCACAGCGACGTGTCCGACTTACGTGTCACTTGGCAATGAGCTGGATAGCCCGCGCGGGCGCATCTATCTTATCAAGGATATGCTGGAGAACAATCGTCCGGCTGACGAAGAGGTTGTGCGGCATGTTGATCGCTGTCTCTCGTGCCTGTCATGCATGACGACCTGTCCGTCTGGTGTCAATTATATGCACCTGATCGATCATGCGCGGTCGCATATTGAGAAGACCTATAAACGCCCATTTATGAACCGCTTTCTGCGCGATATTCTGGCGCAGGTTCTGCCATACCCAGGTCGGTTCCGGCTGGCGCTGCAATTGGCAAAACTCGGACGCCCGTTCGCTTCTCTGTTTCGTAAGAGCGACACCTTAAGGCCCGTGGCTGCCATGCTCGATCTTGCACCGCAACATTTACCCGCTCATCAACCGGTCGATACTATCAGCCCGGCCAAGGGCCAAAAGCGCGGACGGGTTGCAATTCTCAATGGCTGTGCGCAACCGGTACTCAATCCCGGCATCAACGCTGCCACGCTGCGCTTGCTTAACCGGGTCGGTATCGAGGTGATAACCCCAAAGGGCGAAGGGTGCTGTGGGTCGTTGGTGCACCATATGGGTCGTGAGGAACAGGCGCTTGAGCAAGCGCGGCACAATGTTGATGTGTGGACCCGAGAAATCGACGCCGGGGGCCTGGACGCCATTATCGTGACGACGTCTGGCTGCGGTACGACGATCAAGGATTACGGCTATATGCTGCGATTGGACCCGGCATATAAGGACAAGGCAGCAAAGGTCTCCGCGCTGGCTAAGGACGTGACCGAATATCTGACCTCAATCGAGCTGCCTGAGCCACCACATCCTTCACGTCTGACTGTTGCTTATCACTCGGCTTGCTCCATGCAGCATGGTCAGAAGGTGGTGCGTCAGCCGAAGGATTTGCTCGCTAAGGCAGGCTTTGCCGTGCGGGAGCCTCTGGAGGGGCATCTTTGCTGTGGGTCGGCTGGCACCTACAATATTATGCAGCCTGAAATCGCCACCACGCTTCGTGACCGTAAGGTCAAGAACATTGAGGCCACAGGGGCAGATTTGATCGCAACCGGCAATATTGGCTGTATGACGCAAATCGCAACCGGGAGCCAGTTGCCGATCGTACATACAATCGAATTGCTCGATTGGGCATATGGCGGACCAAAACCAGCTGTCCTTTCAAGCGTCAGTCTTTACTGA
- the glcE gene encoding glycolate oxidase subunit GlcE produces MTDTNIIKPQDEAGVLEAVQWALANSTPLEIIGRGSKRGIGRPMATGGVLDVSNLSGVTLYEPDELVLSAKAGTPLAEIEKLLADNKQCFHFEPMDYGPLLSGEPGSGTIAGALAANLSGPRRLKAGAARDHILGVRVVSGRGELFKSGGRVVKNVTGYDLSKGMANSWGTLGVATEVTFKVLPAPETVATLAVRGLDDEAASRIMAMAMGSREEVASSAHLPPSVAWRFLDGNLGGEAATILRIEGFAPSVRHRSAQLQALLGTVGVIDLLDERQSRQLWREVRDVLPFVKKGDQRAVWRVSMAPMQGWKMVDELRRHAGADAYYDWQGGLIWLRMEADPEAHVLRALIAKYGGGHATLVRAPEQVRANTDVFEPQSAALAALSRRLKLQFDPENILNPGRIYPEQAGV; encoded by the coding sequence ATGACTGACACAAACATAATAAAGCCGCAGGATGAGGCGGGTGTTCTGGAGGCGGTGCAATGGGCCTTGGCCAATTCAACGCCGCTGGAAATCATCGGTCGGGGCAGCAAACGCGGAATTGGCCGACCTATGGCAACAGGTGGTGTGCTTGATGTGTCGAACCTGTCAGGCGTGACACTTTACGAGCCTGATGAACTGGTGCTTTCTGCAAAGGCCGGAACGCCGCTTGCCGAAATCGAAAAACTGTTAGCCGATAACAAGCAGTGCTTTCATTTTGAGCCGATGGATTACGGCCCACTTCTTTCTGGCGAGCCAGGAAGCGGCACGATTGCGGGTGCGCTTGCGGCCAATCTGTCAGGTCCGCGCCGCCTCAAAGCCGGTGCCGCACGCGACCATATATTGGGCGTGCGTGTGGTTTCGGGGCGCGGAGAGTTGTTCAAGTCCGGCGGACGCGTGGTCAAAAACGTGACCGGCTACGATCTTTCAAAAGGCATGGCCAATTCTTGGGGGACGTTGGGCGTCGCCACTGAAGTGACCTTCAAGGTTTTGCCTGCACCTGAAACAGTTGCAACGCTTGCCGTGCGCGGGCTTGATGATGAGGCCGCAAGCCGCATCATGGCCATGGCTATGGGGTCGCGTGAGGAAGTGGCTTCGAGCGCCCATCTGCCGCCAAGTGTGGCTTGGCGCTTTCTGGACGGTAATCTCGGTGGTGAGGCCGCGACCATTCTGCGGATAGAGGGTTTTGCGCCTTCGGTGCGCCATCGTAGCGCTCAATTGCAGGCGTTACTGGGTACTGTTGGGGTGATTGATCTTCTTGATGAGAGACAGTCGCGTCAGCTTTGGCGTGAGGTGCGCGATGTGCTGCCGTTTGTGAAAAAGGGCGATCAGCGCGCAGTTTGGCGCGTGTCCATGGCGCCTATGCAAGGCTGGAAGATGGTGGACGAACTCCGACGCCACGCCGGTGCAGACGCTTATTATGACTGGCAGGGCGGTTTGATCTGGCTGCGCATGGAAGCCGACCCAGAAGCTCATGTGCTGCGTGCTCTTATCGCCAAATATGGCGGTGGACATGCCACGTTGGTGCGGGCACCGGAGCAGGTGCGTGCAAACACGGATGTGTTTGAGCCACAATCGGCAGCACTTGCCGCTTTGTCGCGCCGCCTGAAGTTGCAATTTGATCCGGAGAATATTCTCAATCCGGGCCGTATCTATCCTGAGCAAGCAGGAGTTTGA
- a CDS encoding FAD-linked oxidase C-terminal domain-containing protein, with product MSGLIMPEPNALVLERRETIVADLKTIVPGEGVVDTTNAMRVFETDGLTAHRALPLVVVLPETVEQVSQILRYCHDNEIRVVPRGAGTSLSGGSMPLVDAVLLGMSRFNRILEIDYPNRVAVVQPGVTNLGITKAVEHEGFYYAPDPSSQIACSIGGNVAENAGGVHCLKYGLTANNVLGIEMVLITGEVLRLGGKHLDSEGYDLLGLMTGSEGLLGVVTEITVRILQKPETARAVMIGFPSSEQAGQCVADIIGCGIIPGGMEMMDRPAIQAAEDFVRVGYPLDVEALLIVELDGPPVEVDHLIGQVEAIALKNGSTTCTLSQSEEQRLAFWAGRKAAFPAVGRISPDYLCMDGTIPRKELPRVLSGMRDLSEKYGLRVANVFHAGDGNLHPLILYDANIPGELEAAEDFGADILRLCVKVGGVLTGEHGVGIEKRDLMPVMFNEIDLDQQMRVKCAFDAKHLLNPGKVFPQLRRCAELGRMHVHRGELAFPDIPRF from the coding sequence ATGAGCGGACTGATTATGCCGGAGCCAAATGCTTTGGTTCTTGAACGGCGCGAGACGATCGTTGCTGATCTTAAGACAATTGTACCCGGTGAGGGAGTTGTCGATACGACCAATGCCATGCGGGTGTTTGAAACCGACGGACTGACCGCGCATCGTGCGCTGCCGCTTGTTGTAGTGTTGCCTGAAACTGTTGAGCAAGTTTCGCAGATATTGCGCTATTGCCATGACAATGAAATTCGCGTCGTGCCGCGTGGTGCAGGCACGTCGCTTTCCGGCGGCTCTATGCCTTTGGTCGATGCTGTGTTGCTGGGCATGTCGCGCTTTAATCGTATCCTGGAAATCGATTACCCAAACCGCGTCGCAGTCGTGCAGCCGGGCGTGACCAATCTCGGCATCACAAAGGCCGTCGAACACGAGGGTTTCTATTACGCACCCGATCCGTCTTCGCAGATTGCATGCTCCATTGGCGGCAATGTCGCAGAAAATGCGGGCGGCGTACATTGCCTCAAATATGGCCTCACGGCCAACAACGTGCTTGGCATCGAAATGGTGCTGATTACGGGCGAAGTGCTGCGACTGGGCGGCAAGCATCTTGATAGTGAAGGCTATGACCTATTGGGCCTCATGACAGGCTCTGAAGGCCTTTTGGGGGTGGTTACGGAAATCACCGTGCGTATTTTGCAGAAGCCGGAAACAGCGCGCGCGGTGATGATCGGGTTCCCATCAAGCGAGCAGGCAGGCCAGTGTGTGGCTGATATTATCGGTTGCGGGATCATTCCCGGCGGTATGGAAATGATGGATCGTCCGGCCATTCAGGCAGCGGAAGATTTTGTCCGTGTGGGTTATCCGCTGGATGTTGAAGCACTGCTGATTGTCGAGCTTGATGGTCCGCCGGTAGAAGTCGATCATCTGATTGGTCAGGTGGAAGCAATTGCGCTTAAAAATGGGTCGACCACCTGCACACTTTCGCAATCGGAAGAGCAGCGACTGGCTTTCTGGGCAGGGAGAAAAGCGGCCTTCCCGGCAGTAGGCCGCATCTCGCCGGATTATCTCTGCATGGATGGCACCATACCGCGCAAGGAATTGCCGCGTGTGCTTTCAGGCATGCGCGATCTTTCCGAAAAATACGGGCTACGTGTCGCCAATGTCTTTCACGCAGGCGATGGCAATCTCCATCCTCTCATCCTTTACGATGCGAATATTCCGGGTGAGCTGGAGGCGGCCGAAGACTTTGGTGCCGACATTTTGCGGCTTTGCGTCAAAGTTGGCGGTGTGTTGACCGGCGAGCACGGCGTTGGCATCGAGAAGCGTGATCTGATGCCAGTCATGTTCAACGAGATCGATCTTGACCAGCAGATGCGCGTCAAATGTGCGTTTGATGCCAAGCATCTGCTCAATCCCGGCAAGGTCTTCCCACAATTGCGTCGCTGCGCCGAGCTTGGCCGCATGCATGTGCATCGTGGCGAATTGGCTTTTCCGGACATTCCCCGATTTTAG
- a CDS encoding LysR family transcriptional regulator, protein MMSSLADMEIFARVVTTGSMSAAARDLGLSPAVVSKRLGRLEERLGTRLLQRTTRQIALTEAGQGYHERVLAILSNIEEAEAFVARRSANARGTLKISAPTTFGRMHIAPYLVPFMRTNSDLTVNMQLSDEMVDIVGDGYDLAIRIGELSDSTLVARRLAPVRRVLVASPHYIAERGTPETIEDLQAHICLAPHNNDPWRLEGPKGPISIRPQGPLQTNSSEMVREAVLAGLGIAQRSTWDIGPELAAGKLVQVLPDYSASRNVAIHAVYPSKQFLPAKVRLFIDYLADLYGPVPYWESGSCPQDMPTK, encoded by the coding sequence ATGATGAGCAGTCTGGCCGATATGGAGATTTTCGCACGTGTTGTCACAACTGGCAGCATGTCAGCAGCGGCACGTGATCTCGGATTGTCCCCGGCAGTCGTTTCCAAAAGACTGGGAAGACTTGAAGAACGTCTCGGCACGCGTCTGTTGCAACGCACCACGCGTCAGATTGCACTGACAGAAGCTGGCCAAGGCTATCACGAGCGCGTATTGGCAATTCTGAGCAATATTGAAGAAGCCGAAGCCTTTGTTGCCCGCAGATCGGCAAATGCACGCGGCACACTGAAAATATCGGCTCCTACAACCTTCGGACGGATGCACATCGCGCCTTATCTCGTCCCTTTCATGCGGACCAATTCAGACCTCACCGTCAACATGCAGCTATCAGACGAAATGGTGGATATTGTCGGCGATGGCTATGATCTGGCCATCCGTATTGGTGAATTGTCGGATTCGACGCTTGTCGCGCGACGTCTGGCGCCAGTGCGTCGTGTTCTGGTTGCCTCGCCGCATTATATCGCTGAGCGGGGCACGCCGGAAACCATCGAGGATCTGCAGGCGCATATTTGTCTTGCTCCGCACAATAATGACCCGTGGCGGCTGGAGGGACCAAAAGGGCCGATCTCCATTCGCCCGCAAGGACCATTGCAGACCAATTCGAGCGAGATGGTACGCGAAGCAGTGCTGGCGGGGCTTGGCATTGCGCAACGTTCGACCTGGGATATCGGGCCAGAATTGGCGGCAGGAAAGCTCGTACAAGTGCTCCCTGATTATTCAGCTTCGCGCAATGTCGCGATTCACGCCGTCTATCCCTCAAAACAATTCCTGCCAGCAAAAGTACGATTGTTCATAGATTATTTGGCTGATCTTTACGGGCCGGTTCCTTATTGGGAGAGCGGTAGTTGTCCACAAGACATGCCTACAAAATAG
- a CDS encoding FCD domain-containing protein — MAETIFSRIQASRTADDVVHQIESLILEGVLRGGDRLPGERELARQFDISRPILRDALKRLENAGLLTSRHGGGTFVADVIGQVFSAPVVKLFADHRKAKADYLEYRREIEGIAAEFAALRATPADKALLKEIIVAMETAHGAGDFDTEARLDVDFHNAIGEAAHNIVLLHTLRSCYQLLKDGVFYNRSLIYNYPGVADMFLSQHRAIYDAVIAGNPQVAREAVQKHIRFVEQATNDRELNDERERVSRLRYRQRAGKDAKESDDL; from the coding sequence ATGGCCGAGACAATTTTTTCACGTATTCAAGCGAGCCGTACAGCGGATGATGTCGTCCACCAGATCGAGAGCCTGATTCTCGAAGGCGTCTTGCGTGGTGGCGACCGGCTTCCGGGTGAACGCGAACTTGCACGCCAGTTCGATATTTCCCGTCCTATTCTGCGTGATGCCCTGAAGAGGCTTGAAAATGCCGGTCTTCTCACATCGCGTCACGGTGGTGGTACATTCGTTGCTGATGTCATCGGACAGGTTTTCAGTGCACCGGTGGTGAAGCTTTTTGCCGATCATCGCAAAGCCAAGGCTGATTATCTGGAGTACCGCCGCGAGATAGAGGGCATTGCCGCTGAATTTGCAGCATTGCGCGCGACGCCTGCCGACAAGGCACTCTTGAAGGAAATCATCGTCGCAATGGAAACGGCGCACGGTGCCGGTGATTTCGATACGGAAGCGCGGCTTGATGTCGATTTTCACAATGCTATCGGTGAAGCCGCACATAATATAGTGCTGCTGCATACATTGCGCTCTTGCTATCAACTGCTCAAAGACGGGGTTTTTTACAACCGCAGTCTGATTTACAATTACCCCGGCGTCGCTGACATGTTCCTGTCACAGCACCGCGCCATTTACGATGCTGTCATTGCAGGCAACCCGCAAGTCGCCCGCGAGGCGGTTCAAAAGCACATCCGGTTCGTCGAACAGGCGACGAATGACAGAGAACTGAACGATGAACGTGAGCGCGTATCCCGCTTGCGCTATCGTCAGCGTGCTGGAAAAGACGCAAAAGAAAGCGACGACTTATGA